The Nocardia sp. NBC_00508 nucleotide sequence GGCCGCGACGGCGTCACGCACCATGCGGCTGGCGCCGGAGTGGTCGAGACCGAGCTGCTCGGCAACATCGGTGACTGCCGCTTCCTCACCTGTCCGTAGCACGGCGGCGACGGCTTCTACGACCTGAATGTGCTGCACCCGCCGCAGCTCTCCATCCGGTTCCCGGGTTACTCGCGTGAGTGCCTGGTTGCTCCAGCGGCGTGACCAGAAACGGACCAGCCGAAACAGGGCCGGGCCACCGTCGACCGTGTTGCCGACCGCGGCGGTGTCGGCCGTGGCCGAGGTGCTTCGAGTGTCACGTGTGCCCACCCTCGACATTGTATGCGATACGCACCTATATTTGTATGCGTATCGCATATAAATGACCTTTCGGGGTCCACGACAAAGGAGGCAGCGATGTCCATCGTTCTCAATCACACGATCGTTCCGACGACCGACAAGCAGGCCGCGGCAACGTTTTTCGCCGAACTGATGGGGCTGGTGGTATCCGCTCCAACCGGGCCGTTCGTGCCTGTGCGAGTCAACGACGATCTGACGTTCGACTTCGACGACCGCGGGCGGGTCGAGCCTGGTCATTACGCCTTCCTCATTGATGACGACACCTTCGATGCCGTACTGGGGAGGCTGGCGAAATGGCCTGCCGTGGAGTACGGCTCCGGCCCGGAACACGAGTGGGACCGGCAGATCAACCACCTGGCCGGCGGGCGCGGCGTCTACGTTCGCGAGCCCGGCGGCCACAGCTACGAGCTGTTCACCGTCGTTCCCTGAGCCACACAGTCGAAGACGGGATTTCTGCGGGTGGCATCGAGAAGATGACGGAAGGTTCAGCGTGGTTGGCGCGATTGCTGGCCGGTGTCAGGTTCTGACGGACCAGCAGTGGGAGTTGCTGGAACAGCTGTTGCCGAGGTCAGAGGGGCGGGTCGGCCGCAATTTCGCCAACAACCGCCGCGTGGTCGAGGGCATGCTGTATCGGCTACGGACCGGGATCCCCTGGCGGGATCTGCCAGAGGTGTTCGGGCCATGGCAAACGGCATGGAAACGACATCGCCGCTACGCCGGTGACGGCACGTGGGACAGGGTGCTCACAGCAATGCTGGCGTTGGCGGATGCGACCGGGAACCTGGATTGGGTGACTTCGATCGATTCCACCATCGTGCGCGTCCATCAACATGGCGCGAGCTTGCCCCGTCACGCAGGGGCTTCTTCGAATTGCACGAATCTACTGGACGAACCGGCGGACCATGCGATCGGCCGTTCTCGGGGCGGACTGACAACCAAGGCCCACTTGGTCGTCGACGGAAACGGTCGGGGATTGTCGCTGCTGCTCACCCCGGGGCAGGCCGGAGACAGCCCGATGCTGGCGCTGGTCCTCGACGGGATCGTGGTGCCCCGCCTCGACAGCGGGGCACCACGGCGGACCCCTGAGCAGGTGATCGCGGACAAGGCGTACGCCTCGGCAGCGAACCGCAGCCTGCTGCGGCGCAAGAGAATCAGCATCGTCATCCCTGAACGGTCCGACCAGATAGCCAACCGCAAACGCCGAGGCAGCTTCGGTGGCCGACCTCCGGAACTCGACCGGACCGCCTATGAACGCCGCAATGTGATCGAACGCGCCTTCAACAAAACCAAGCAGTGGCGCGCCATCGCTACCAGGTATGACAAACTCGCCCTGGCCTACCGCGCCGGGCTGCTCCTGGCACTGGTCATCGAATGGCTCCGACTATTGGGAGACACTGCCTAGCGGCCCACTCCGGCTCGTGCCACATCCTCCCCAGCCCGGCAGAGTTGTTGCTAGCGTGTGGGAGTCGCCAGGTGCTGGACGGCAGGTAGCGGAAGGCTGTAGTAGCTTCAAACCCGTCAACGACAAGAGGACTGATGAATCAAGATACCGCCGTGGTGTTTTCATGGTGCTGACCCATCACAGCGCTCAGCGCCGTGGCGGTCGCGGTCTGACGTGCGGTACTCGAAACAGCACCAGCTGGCCGCCGACACGCCGGCGCACGAACAGTCGCCTACGACGGAACCCTCGAGCGGTTCGGTGGGGCGCGGCGTTAGACCTGGCACCCGACACACGCTGACCTCGCTCGAGGCACGTGCCGCGCTCATCGATCACTCTCGTCGAATTCCTGTCCATCGTCTGGAGTCACGTCTTTGACCACACCACAGTCCCCAACATCCGCCCCGCACGCCACTTCGGCCGGAACTTGCCCCGTCCAGCACGAATCCGTCACAGGTAATGCTGACCGCCGAGTCCCGCTGTACACCCCGGAGTTCGTCGCCGACCCGCATCGTGCTTACCGCGAGATGCGCCGTCAGTATGGCTCGCTCGTTCCCATCGAGTTGGCGCCGGGTGTGCCAGCGACCTTGGTGATCCGGTATCGGACGGCGGTGCGAATCCTCAATGACCCCACCCACTTTCCCGCCGATCCACGAACCTGGCAGAAGACCATTCCGGAGAACTCTCCCGTCCGGCCGATGATGGAGTGGTACCCGGCAGCGCGATACAACACCGGAGCCGAACATGCCCGCTATCGGCAGGCCTCCGTCTCGAGCATCGACGGGATCGATACGCACGGGCTGCGTTCCACAGTCGAGAAAATCGCCATCCCGCTGATCAACAACTTCTGCGAGGCCGGCTCCGCCGACGTGGTATCCCAGTACGCGTTTCCACTGGTCCTCGAGATCCTCAACGATATGGTCGGCTGCCCCGCCGAGATCGGGCGGCGGGTCGCGACCGGCATGGCCGCGCGCTTCGATACAGTCAACCCCGCCCCGGGCATGAAGATGGTCAAAGAGGCGCTGATGGAGCTGATTCAGCTCAAGCGGTACCAGCCCGGCGACGACGCCACCTCGCGGCTGGCACATCACCCGGCCAACCTGGACGACGTGGAGATCTTCGCCCAGCTGATGAGCTTTTACGGCGCGGGCTTCGAAGCGCAGCGCAACCTGATCACCAAC carries:
- a CDS encoding MarR family winged helix-turn-helix transcriptional regulator; amino-acid sequence: MGTRDTRSTSATADTAAVGNTVDGGPALFRLVRFWSRRWSNQALTRVTREPDGELRRVQHIQVVEAVAAVLRTGEEAAVTDVAEQLGLDHSGASRMVRDAVAAGYLARGDSTHDRRRVVVQLTDSGHELLTASHDWQRRCFDQLTAAWNEHDRSQFASYLQRLADEAIQ
- a CDS encoding VOC family protein; the protein is MSIVLNHTIVPTTDKQAAATFFAELMGLVVSAPTGPFVPVRVNDDLTFDFDDRGRVEPGHYAFLIDDDTFDAVLGRLAKWPAVEYGSGPEHEWDRQINHLAGGRGVYVREPGGHSYELFTVVP
- a CDS encoding IS5 family transposase — translated: MVGAIAGRCQVLTDQQWELLEQLLPRSEGRVGRNFANNRRVVEGMLYRLRTGIPWRDLPEVFGPWQTAWKRHRRYAGDGTWDRVLTAMLALADATGNLDWVTSIDSTIVRVHQHGASLPRHAGASSNCTNLLDEPADHAIGRSRGGLTTKAHLVVDGNGRGLSLLLTPGQAGDSPMLALVLDGIVVPRLDSGAPRRTPEQVIADKAYASAANRSLLRRKRISIVIPERSDQIANRKRRGSFGGRPPELDRTAYERRNVIERAFNKTKQWRAIATRYDKLALAYRAGLLLALVIEWLRLLGDTA
- a CDS encoding cytochrome P450, producing the protein MTTPQSPTSAPHATSAGTCPVQHESVTGNADRRVPLYTPEFVADPHRAYREMRRQYGSLVPIELAPGVPATLVIRYRTAVRILNDPTHFPADPRTWQKTIPENSPVRPMMEWYPAARYNTGAEHARYRQASVSSIDGIDTHGLRSTVEKIAIPLINNFCEAGSADVVSQYAFPLVLEILNDMVGCPAEIGRRVATGMAARFDTVNPAPGMKMVKEALMELIQLKRYQPGDDATSRLAHHPANLDDVEIFAQLMSFYGAGFEAQRNLITNTLLLMLTDDRYRYGSDVLGRNLSTEHALDEVLFNDPPMANFCTTYPRQPIMIDDVWLPADQPVVISLAACNNDPDIRGADEPGGSRIGNRSHLAWSTGPHACPAKTIAYPTVQNAIDQLLDALPEMELAVPADQLVWRPGPFHRAMTAMPVVFPKSPPLTFV